Proteins from a genomic interval of Musa acuminata AAA Group cultivar baxijiao chromosome BXJ1-9, Cavendish_Baxijiao_AAA, whole genome shotgun sequence:
- the LOC135592765 gene encoding WPP domain-containing protein 1-like, translating to MAEGAAAEAKGEIEKNTAAGGGYPFLVLKIWPPTQRTREAVLHRLVETLTSQSVLSKRYGSLPGDEAAAVAGTIEEEAFSAASAASVGGGVDDDGIEVLHVYSQEISRRMVESAKARAAASAAAPNS from the coding sequence ATGGCCGAAGGCGCCGCGGCGGAGGCCAAGGGCGAAATCGAGAAGAATACGGCGGCGGGCGGCGGCTACCCGTTCCTCGTCCTCAAGATCTGGCCTCCGACGCAGCGGACGCGGGAGGCGGTGCTCCACCGCCTCGTGGAGACGCTCACCTCCCAATCTGTCCTCTCCAAGCGCTACGGCTCCCTCCCCGGAGACGAGGCCGCCGCCGTCGCCGGCACCATCGAGGAGGAGGCCTTTTCCGCCGCCTCCGCGGCGTCAGTCGGCGGCGGAGTCGACGATGACGGGATCGAGGTCCTCCACGTGTACTCCCAGGAGATCAGCCGGCGAATGGTCGAGTCTGCCAAGGCGAGGGCCGCGGCCTCCGCTGCCGCCCCCAACAGCTAA